From a region of the Rhipicephalus microplus isolate Deutch F79 chromosome X, USDA_Rmic, whole genome shotgun sequence genome:
- the LOC119186656 gene encoding uncharacterized protein LOC119186656, translating into MDSWVNSQATPTGDRQLHRHRWRLALRGRPRPSLLASTRPATTSWPRQRQLVRPQSDHADQPAHGRRHPVRACLWHVAVHRRWLKNVARICPLPGQDQRDFAQPDTPVGRFLQPTGLQNDCVSGAGCGPLIKALSWNLK; encoded by the exons ATGGACAGCTGGGTCAACAGCCAGGCAACGCCGACAGGCGACCGCCAGCTTCATCGCCACCGTTGGCGTCTCGCCCTGCGAGGGAGACCTCGACCATCTCTGCTAGCCAGTACAAGGCCCGCCACAACTTCCTGGCCGAGGCAACGTCAGCTGGTG AGACCCCAAAGTGACCATGCTGATCAGCCTGCTCATGGACGACGACACCCTGTTCGAGCTTGCCTTTGGCACGTTGCTGTGCACCGTCGTTGGCTCAAAAATGTGGCCAGGATTTGCCCATTGCCTGGCCAAGACCAGAGGGACTTTGCGCAACCTGACACTCCAGTCGGCCGGTTTCTACAGCCCACCGGACTGCAAAATGATTGTGTTTCAGGAGCTGGATGTGGTCCCCTCATCAAGGCTTTGTCGTGGAACTTGAAATGA